The sequence TTTGAATCGTTGTTTCAATTGATTTTCATTAAATAAGTTATGAAAAATATATATTGGCGTTTACAAACAACATTGACATGGCGCACGCAGTGCATAAATGATGTGAATTGTCTTATTACTTCAGTAATTTTTCGTCATTTATTTAACAAAAAAGATTTAATTGAAATAATTTAAACATAAAAGTTGAAATTGCGAAATATAAAAAGATAAGAGATCAGACAAAAATTAATAAGGGACCAGAAAATTATAAGAAACAAAAGTAAGGACCAAAAAGTAAAAGATTGAGCACAATTTGTTACTGCTTTATAATAAGAAAGAACCACTATTCTATTTCATTTGTTGCTCAAAACAAATTGCAACTAGTAAAGTCTTATCTCAAGCAGACAAAATTATATAAGTGTAAACTGAAAATGAAACCGTGAAATGTGAAAATTTTACATAATATGATAGTTATAAAATGATTGTATTATGTAATAACATTTTGCGTTATTGAACACGTATAGCAAATGAAGTGTGTGACAAATTTGCATCAATTGGTTTCAATGCAAACCTGATGAGTTATCTGACACAAGAGCTGCATATGGCAACGGTTGCAGCCTCCAACACTCTGATTAACTTTGACGGAGCAGCTAACCTCGCTCCTCTTCTTGGAGCTGTCATTGCTGAGACTTTTGCCGGCACTTTTTGGACCATCATTCTTGGTTCTATTCTCTGTGAACTGGTATACCATCATctcccttctcttttctttctttctaatcGATTTAATTTATTTACTACTCTCTCTGTAATAatgtttccttttattttttttttctatcttttactaTGCCACAAAATTTGGTTTATTAAAAAAGCACATTAAAGCGGAGGAGCTACATTTAAGTCTATACAATATAATGGTGAATCTTTTATAAAACTAAGACTACACATTATAAAGGATAATTTATCTTCTATTTCTTGAAAAATTTATATACATTGATTTAATGATATActaaatttttaatgaatttttttttttaaagagtgACTTAACCTAAAAATGGTCAATACAAGAAGTATACTATTTGCTTCCCTTTTGCTATCTCAACTCTCAATCATAATTGTAAAAGAATTTGCAAACCTAGACAACTTATGAGTAAGTtagtaatatttatttatttattttttatcgaAGAtagggagactcgaacccgcaacttctTAGGTGAATATGGGGAGATTACGCTATTTGAGTTATAGCTCGTTGACAAGTTAGTAATATTCATATTTTGATTTatgtaaaaattttttatttttaatttttgtataaattattttattttatttactgtTTTTGGTCTggatatttatttactttttctctaGTCCGGCATGGTTGTTTGTTCTAGTTTAATGGATTTCGGTCAGGAATGTATTGGATGATTGATAAACTAGCCCAACATGCCGCCAACTGCTATTTATAAACATGGGCTATTCACGAGGTTTCTTCAACTCTAGTCTTCCACCATCAACGAAAAGATCTAAAGTttaccagaaaaaaaaaaattaataggaatgtgttttttttttcttaaacagAGAATAAACACTGAAATATGATTTTgacaaaagaaaaattcaaaatccataccaaaaaaaaaaaaattcaaattttaacttcATAGAATTTTAAATCTAATGCTTTGGTCTCCAATAAATTCTTATTCTCTATAAGTTTTTGAGAATTATTTCTTTCGAACAAATTTGTCCTTTTatgagtttttttctttttttggtataCTTTTATTAGCTTTTTTGGTTGAATAGAATTTGCCCTGTATCTGAACTCTATAAACTTGACTGAATTGGAGTGAGTTGAATATCCCCAAATGCTGATAGTGTTGCCAATCCTAAATGTATATATAATGACCCCAAAGGCCGAAACAATAAACTTTCTAAAGATATAAATCACAAACAAATGAAAATGTGATGTAAATAAAATTCCATGGACCGATAGTTCAAAAAGTAGCAATTTATTGGAGTGGCTTTTCGGCTGtcatgttaaaaaaataaaataaaataaaataaaataaaatctttgaaCATTGAATAACTTCAAAACCGAAAAAATCGCGAGGTATAGTGGTAATAGTTTATGtcgtcttttaattatattattaaacaTTCGATCCCTATTATTGGGAAGAATAAGCACATTTCATAGTGTTATTAGCTGTTTTCTATTTCAGAGAATAATGGTTAAAATTGAACTGGTCATCGAACCGATCAAGTTAATAATTTACTAATTTATTAGTTTAATCGATAAATTATTGGTTAAACCATCGatcttatataaataaataaaataattttttttcagcaGCTCTGATCGGTTCTTACTTGTTCTTGTCTTTGAACGTTTCTGGACATTATGACAAAATTTTCTAGTACTTACTCTACTTTTGGCACATAATATCCTCCTTGTTACAGGGTTTGATCATTATTACAATTTCAGCATCAATGCAGTCCCCAGGATGCCAAACCAAGTTGAATTGCGATGAAGCAACATCCTCACAACTACGGCCACTCTATCTGTCTCTCCTGCTCATAGCTTTTGGGTCAGGCTGCATTAGGCCTTGTGTTGTGCCATTTCTAGGAGACCAATTTGACATGACAAAAAAAGGTGTGGCATCTAGAAAATGGAATCTCTTCAATTTGTACACATTTAGCATGGGTTTGGCTCCACTCACTGCTTTGACCGTTGTGGTTTATGTTCAAGAAAACATGGGTTGGAGTTGGGGGCTTGGGATCCCAACCATTGCAAGGTTGATTGCTATTTTTGCTTTTGTTATGGGCTCATCATTCTACAGAAAAGTTAAACCACAAGGGTGTAGTTTGATTAGGTTGGTGCAAGTTCTTGTTGCTGCTATAAGGAAGAGGAAAGAGGCTCTTCCAGATGATCCTAAACTTTTGTATCAAAATAAAGAGCTTGATGCACCTATTTCTTTGCAAGGAAGGCTTTTGCACACATACCAATTCAGGTAAATGATTCAAGTACCatatatttttcaccaaaataactatctttttaaatatatttaaatttaaatataacaGGAAAGATCATGCTAAAAATTTCCTATGGATCAATTTGGCATTGAATTTTTCTCTTAATATTTTCACTAATAGTGAAGAAGGAAATTTTTTATTCCACCAATAAACTTACTTCTGTAGAAGTATATTTATACTATAATATTTAATAATCTATTAAATTATTCAAACTAATTTATATAAACTGATTAGATAGGTTGCCAAAGATTGTAGTAGTAATTATATTTACAGAAGTACTTTCATTAGTGTTTTTTTTAACATNNNNNNNNNNNNNNNNNNNNNNNNNNNNNNNNNNNNNNNNNNNNNNNNNNNNNNNNNNNNNNNNNNNNNNNNNNNNNNNNNNNNNNNNNNNNNNNNNNNNNNNNNNNNNNNNNNNNNNNNNNNNNNNNNNNNNNNNNNNNNNNNNNNNNNNNNNNNNNNNNNNNNNNNNNNNNNNNNNNNNNNNNNNNNNNNNNNNNNNNNNNNNNNNNNNNNNNNNNNNNNNNNNNNNNNNNNNNNNNNNNNNNNNNNNNNNNNNNNNNNNNNNNNNNNNNNNNNNNNNNNNNNNNNNNNNNNNNNNNNNNNNNNNNNNNNNNNNNNNNNNNNNNNNNNNNNNNNNNNNNNNNNNNNNNNNNNNNNNNNNNNNNNNNNNNNNNNNNNNNNNNNNNNNNNNNNNNNNNNNNNNNNNNNNNNNNNNNNNNNNNNNNNNNNNNNNNNNNNNNNNNNNNNNNNNNNNNNNNNNNNNNNNNNNNNNNNNNNNNNNNNNNNNNNNNNNNNNNNNNNNNNNNNNNNNNNNNNNNNNNNNNNNNNNNNNNNNNNNNNNNNNNNNNNNNNNNNNNNNNNNNNNNNNNNNNNNNNNNNNNNNNNNNNNNNNNNNNNNNNNNNNNNNNNNNNNNNNNNNNNNNNNNNNNNNNNNNNNNNNNNNNNNNNNNNNNNNNNNNNNNNNNNNNNNNNNNNNNNNNNNNNNNNNNNNNNNNNNNNNNNNNNNNNNNNNNNNNNNNNNNNNNNNNNNNNNNNNNNNNNNNNNNNNNNNNNNNNNNNNNNNNNNNNNNNNNNNNNNNNNNNNNNNNNNNNNNNNNNNNNNNNNNNNNNNNNNNNNNNNNNNNNNNNNNNNNNNNNNNNNNNNNNNNNNNNNNNNNNNNNNNNNNNNNNNNNNNNNNNNNNNNNNNNNNNNNNNNNNNNNNNNNNNNNNNNNNNNNNNNNNNNNNNNNNNNNNNNNNNNNNNNNNNNNNNNNNNNNNNNNNNNNNNNNNNNNNNNNNNNNNNNNNNNNNNNNNNNNNNNNNNNNNNNNNNNNNNNNNNNNNNNNNNNNNNNNNNNNNNNNNNNNNNNNNNNNNNNNNNNNNNNNNNNNNNNNNNNNNNNNNNNNNNNNNNNNNNNNNNNNNNNNNNNNNNNNNNNNNNNNNNNNNNNNNNNNNNNNNNNNNNNNNNNNNNNNNNNNNNNNNNNNNNNNNNNNNNNNNNNNNNNNNNNNNNNNNNNNNNNNNNNNNNNNNNNNNNNNNNNNNNNNNNNgaataccaaaaaaaaaaaaattcaaatttgatcttaataaaattttaaatctaaTGCTTTGGTCTCCAATAAATTCTTATTCTCTATAAGTTTTTGAGAATTATTTCTTTCGAACAAATTTGTCCTTTTatgagtttttttctttttttggtataCTTTTATTAGCTTTTTTGGTTGAATAGAATTTGCCCTGTATCTGAACTCTATAAACTTGACTGAATTGGAGTGAGTTGAATATCCCCAAATGCTGATAGTGTTGCCAATCCTAAATGTATATATAATGACCCCAAAGGCCGAAACAATAAACTTTCTAAAGATATAAATCACAAACAAATGAAAATGTGATGTAAATAAAATTCCATGGACCGATAGTTCAAAAAGTAGCAATTTATTGGAGTGGCTTTTCGGCTGtcatgttaaaaaaataaaataaaataaaataaaataaaatctttgaaCATTGAATAACTTCAAAACCGAAAAAATCGCGAGGTATAGTGGTAATAGTTTATGtcgtcttttaattatattattaaacaTTCGATCCCTATTATTGGGAAGAATAAGCACATTTCATAGTGTTATTAGCTGTTTTCTATTTCAGAGAATAATGGTTAAAATTGAACTGGTCATCGAACCGATCAAGTTAATAATTTACTAATTTATTAGTTTAATCGATAAATTATTGGTTAAACCATCGatcttatataaataaataaaataattttttttcagcaGCTCTGATCGGTTCTTACTTGTTCTTGTCTTTGAACGTTTCTGGACATTATGACAAAATTTTCTAGTACTTACTCTACTTTTGGCACATAATATCCTCCTTGTTACAGGGTTTGATCATTATTACAATTTCAGCATCAATGCAGTCCCCAGGATGCCAAACCAAGTTGAATTGCGATGAAGCAACATCCTCACAACTACGGCCACTCTATCTGTCTCTCCTGCTCATAGCTTTTGGGTCAGGCTGCATTAGGCCTTGTGTTGTGCCATTTCTAGGAGACCAATTTGACATGACAAAAAAAGGTGTGGCATCTAGAAAATGGAATCTCTTCAATTTGTACACATTTAGCATGGGTTTGGCTCCACTCACTGCTTTGACCGTTGTGGTTTATGTTCAAGAAAACATGGGTTGGAGTTGGGGGCTTGGGATCCCAACCGGTTGATTGTTGATTGCTATTTTTGCTTTTGTTATGGGCTCATCATTCTACAGAAAAGTTAAACCACAAGGGTGTAGTTTGATTAGGTAGTTCTTGTTTCTTGTTGCTGCTATAAGGAAGAGGAAAGAGGCTCTTCCAGATGATCCTAAACTTTTGTATCAAAATAAAGAGCTTGATGCACAAACCGTTGGATAGATTAGTCAAATATATTTAATCAAActtattaaattatctaataatttataATATCATATTTATATGAAGATGTCTTCATTCAAATAACCACCTTATTTTTTAAAGGAAGAAGTGATAATCACTTTTATAATTCTCTTTTTAAGTTACGGTTTAACTAGGTATCCTTTAAAAATCGTACAACATTCAgccttttattacaataattaaaaaaaattaaaacaaacacaactaaaaattatgaatagatttattgtctttttaaaattaaatatacattcaaaatacaatctaaaaaaactgaaatttaaaatttaaattttaaatttttgtttcagatttaatatatttaattattaatatattataatttaaatacatatataaaaatcaaattattcaaaattcaaaattttgattttaaaaatataaaataaaccttaaactatcaaattattaattaaactcgTACAAAACACTCAAAGAAGCAGAGAAGTCACGTTTGCGCCATGTCGAAAATTCAGAGGCGCACATGGAAAACTCAGAGGTGCACATGGAGAAGTCATCCTCCACTGTCGTTCATCCTCTTCCGCGCTCATCCTCAATGCTGCATTCCTCCTTTTCGGAGCTCATTTACAACGCTgtctttttaatgtttaaatttaaattttagatttatgattttggatgtgttttaaaaatattttctgtataacatcataattttagatgtgttacaattattttttaatgtttaaatttagattttagattttatattttatattttctgtataacttcataattttagatgtgttacaattattttttaatgtttaaatttaaattttagatttatgattttgaatgtgttttaaaaatattttttgtataacttaatattttagatgtgttacaattgaaaaagaaactacaattgaaaatattttagtttatgtatataattatattcgaccattcataattgtattattaacatttatattgtattattaaaGTTGActgattttagatgtgttttaaaaatattttatataaagtATCATACTATCAGATGTATTATAATCGAAAAATAACAacacaattttaaattaattgttgattataataattttgaaaactaataaGTATCGAAAAAAATTTAactgataatttaaataataaatattatattcatttgatcgaattaaaaatcaaatgattaattgtattattaacgtttaaatttaaatatttaaagttagcctgattttagatgtgttttaaaaatattttNNNNNNNNNNNNNNNNNNNNNNNNNNNNNNNNNNNNNNNNNNNNNNNNNNNNNNNNNNNNNNNNNNNNNNNNNNNNNNNNNNNNNNNNNNNNNNNNNNNNNNNNNNNNNNNNNNNNNNNNNNNNNNNNNNNNNNNNNNNNNNNNNNNNNNNNNNNNNNNNNNNNNNNNNNNNNNNNNNNNNNNNNNNNNNNNNNNNNNNNNNNNNNNNNNNNNNNNNNNNNNNNNNNNNNNNNNNNNNNNNNNNNNNNNNNNNNNNNNNNNNNNNNNNNNNNNNNNNNNNNNNNNNNNNNNNNNNNNNNNNNNNNNNNNNNNNNNNNNNNNNNNNNNNNNNNNNNNNNNNNNNNNNNNNNNNNNNNNNNNNNNNNNNNNNNNNNNNNNNNNNNNNNNNNNNNNNNNNNNNNNNNNNNNNNNNNNNNNNNNNNNNNNNNNNNNNNNNNNNNNNNNNNNNNNNNNNNNNNNNNNNNNNNNNNNNNNNNNNNNNNNNNNNNNNNNNNNNNNNNNNNNNNNNNNNNNNNNNNNNNNNNNNNNNNNNNNNNNNNNNNNNNNNNNNNNNNNNNNNNNNNNNNNNNNNNNNNNNNNNNNNNNNNNNNNNNNNNNNNNNNNNNNNNNNNNNNNNNNNNNNNNNNNNNNNNNNNNNNNNNNNNNNNNNNNNNNNNNNNNNNNNNNNNNNNNNNNNNNNNNNNNNNNNNNNNNNNNNNNNNNNNNNNNNNNNNNNNNNNNNNNNNNNNNNNNNNNNNNNNNNNNNNNNNNNNNNNNNNNNNNNNNNNNNNNNNNNNNNNNNNNNNNNNNNNNNNNNNNNNNNNNNNNNNNNNNNNNNNNNNNNNNNNNNNNNNNNNNNNNNNNNNNNNNNNNNNNNNNNNNNNNNNNNNNNNNNNNNNNNNNNNNNNNNNNNNNNNNNNNNNNNNNNNNNNNNNNNNNNNNNNNNNNNNNNNNNNNNNNNNNNNNNNNNNNNNNNNNNNNNNNNNNNNNNNNNNNNNNNNNNNNNNNNNNNNNNNNNNNNNNNNNNNNNNNNNNNNNNNNNNNNNNNNNNNNNNNNNNNNNNNNNNNNNNNNNNNNNNNNNNNNNNNNNNNNNNNNNNNNNNNNNNNNNNNNNNNNNNNNNNNNNNNNNNNNNNNNNNNNNNNNNNNNNNNNNNNNNNNNNNNNNNNNNNNNNNNNNNNNNNNNNNNNNNNNNNNNNNNNNNNNNNNNNNNNNNNNNNNNNNNNNNNNNNNNNNNNNNNNNNNNNNNNNNNNNNNNNNNNNNNNNNNNNNNNNNNNNNNNNNNNNNNNNNNNNNNNNNNNNNNNNNNNNNNNNNNNNNNNNNNNNNNNNNNNNNNNNNNNNNNNNNNNNNNNNNNNNNNNNNNNNNNNNNNNNNNNNNNNNNNNNNNNNNNNNNNNNNNNNNNNNNNNNNNNNNNNNNNNNNNNNNNNNNNNNNNNNNNNNNNNNNNNNNNNNNNNNNNNNNNNNNNNNNNNNNNNNNNNNNNNNNNNNNNNNNNNNNNNNNNNNNNNNNNNNNNNNNNNNNNNNNNNNNNNNNNNNNNNNNNNNNNNNNNNNNNNNNNNNNNNNNNNNNNNNNNNNNNNNNNNNNNNNNNNNNNNNNNNNNNNNNNNNNNNNNNNNNNNNNNNNNNNNNNNNNNNNNNNNNNNNNNNNNNNNNNNNNNNNNNNNNNNNNNNNNNNNNNNNNNNNNNNNNNNNNNNNNNNNNNNNNNNNNNNNNNNNNNNNNNNNNNNNNNNNNNNNNNNNNNNNNNNNNNNNNNNNNNNNNNNNNNNNNNNNNNNNNNNNNNNNNNNNNNNNNNNNNNNNNNNNNNNNNNNNNNNNNNNNNNNNNNNNNNNNNNNNNNNNNNNNNNNNNNNNNNNNNNNNNNNNNNNNNNNNNNNNNNNNNNNNNNNNNNNNNNNNNNNNNNNNNNNNNNNNNNNNNNNNNNNNNNNNNNNNNNNNNNNNNNNNNNNNNNNNNNNNNNNNNNNNNNNNNNNNNNNNNNNNNNNNNNNNNNNNNNNNNNNNNNNNNNNNNNNNNNNNNNNNNNNNNNNNNNNNNNNNNNNNNNNNNNNNNNNNNNNNNNNNNNNNNNNNNNNNNNNNNNNNNNNNNNNNNNNNNNNNNNNNNNNNNNNNNNNNNNNNNNNNNNNNNNNNNNNNNNNNNNNNNNNNNNNNNNNNNNNNNNNNNNNNNNNNNNNNNNNNNNNNNNNNNNNNNNNNNNNNNNNNNNNNNNNNNNNNNNNNNNNNNNNNNNNNNNNNNNNNNNNNNNNNNNNNNNNNNNNNNNNNNNNNNNNNNNNNNNNNNNNNNNNNNNNNNNNNNNNNNNNNNNNNNNNNNNNNNNNNNNNNNNNNNNNNNNNNNNNNNNNNNNNNNNNNNNNNNNNNNNNNNNNNNNNNNNNNNNNNNNNNNNNNNNNNNNNNNNNNNNNNNNNNNNNNNNNNNNNNNNNNNNNNNNNNNNNNNNNNNNNNNNNNNNNNNNNNNNNNNNNNNNNNNNNNNNNNNNNNNNNNNNNNNNNNNNNNNNNNNNNNNNNNNNNNNNNNNNNNNNNNNNNNNNNNNNNNNNNNNNNNNNNNNaattattttttaatgtttaaatttagattttagatttatgattttggatgtgttttaaaaatattttctgtataacatcataattttagatgtgttacaattattttttaatgtttaaatttaaattctagatttatgattttggatgtgttttaaaaatattttttgtataacttaatattttagatgtgttacaattgaaaaagaaactacaattgaaaatattttagtttatgtatataattatattcGACCATTCATAATTGTATTATTAACATTTGTATTGTATTATTAAAGTTGActgattttagatgtgttttaaaaatattttgtataaaatatcaTACTATCATATGTATTATAATCGAAAAATAACAacacaattttaaattaattgttgattatatactttatttgcaacaactttattaataaaattaaataagatcaaCCTTGTTTCAATTAAATCAGCAGAGtgtttttatgtttaaattaaaatataattaaaaatgttgaacatgatatttcttaacaaattacatAAACACATGTGTGAAAAATAATGATACCTTTCACCAATACAAAATGAGAGAGTGCTTCAGCTGGAAGGTGGTGATGGTCTTCACCAATGAAGACGAGATGGAGAATTCAGCTGGCAGCGTCCTTTTTGGTTTGGGATTCACTAATGCGTGTGAATATCCCGTAGAATAAGGAATTTAAAAAACTGTATCTGTTACATGAAGTTACGAAAGTAAAGCAAAGTCACCGTAACCACCAATGAAGTGggtgaatttcaaattttaaatttaaattaaaatctaattatagATATGTATCTACAAAATAGGAATATGttacactaaaaaaataattaaatattatttaaatctgaTTAAAGGCTGATTAAAGGCTGATTAATATTGTACAACTAGCATTTTCCTTTAAGTTATTCTGttcatatttttataatatttaaaacatataaaccaaaaataaaacctaaaagtaaatcaaatagCACAAATATTTCTAAGACCACTGAATTGGTATATACACACTAAGATAATAATAGAGAAATTTGTTTGGCTTTGtactttttgaaaatagaaaCCGTTTCTTTATCCATATCTCTTGtctttgacaattattttctgaTTTTACTTTTAGAAAATACATAACGAAACaaaattttctattttacattttttatgtatttttgtttAAAAGATAATATTTAAAATGTAATCTACTATTTTTAAAATAGAATTTAGTAATTAAAACAAGACAtgaatacaaaaataaaagaacagaaaacgaatgcttttttattttttttttttatcaaaaattgatcatttcaatttttttaaatttttttttgtactaTCTATAAAATGTATGGTGTGAGATAACACTTTATTCCTCATGTGACGAAAAAATTTAAGAGGATGTAATATCTCTTTTATCTCTATTTTTTGAGAAGATAGAAgtataaaaaaatgttttaaaatcaAGTGCCTTAAGTATGTGTGTGTGTCTCTAGTTCTAATTTCTAAATATATTTGTCTTTGTAACTGAATTAGATCCTTGATATTAAAAGATAATCTTGCTCAATACACTTCATGACAGATGGTTAGACAAGGCAGCTACAGTGACAAAAGAAGAGTCCAATATCAAAGACAAAAAAGAAGCACCAAAACTATGGAGCCTAGCCACTGTACACAGAGTAGAAGAGCTAAAATCTATCCTCAGATTGGTTCCGATTTGTTTATCAACCATATTGCACGTAG is a genomic window of Arachis ipaensis cultivar K30076 chromosome B06, Araip1.1, whole genome shotgun sequence containing:
- the LOC107604662 gene encoding protein NRT1/ PTR FAMILY 3.1-like isoform X1, which codes for MVVEKSDEVLEQQKRKQHNERKHNQHGGMKTAPFILANEVCDKFASIGFNANLMSYLTQELHMATVAASNTLINFDGAANLAPLLGAVIAETFAGTFWTIILGSILCELGLIIITISASMQSPGCQTKLNCDEATSSQLRPLYLSLLLIAFGSGCIRPCVVPFLGDQFDMTKKGVASRKWNLFNLYTFSMGLAPLTALTVVVYVQENMGWSWGLGIPTIARLIAIFAFVMGSSFYRKVKPQGCSLIRLVQVLVAAIRKRKEALPDDPKLLYQNKELDAPISLQGRLLHTYQFRWLDKAATVTKEESNIKDKKEAPKLWSLATVHRVEELKSILRLVPICLSTILHVASVSSNQNFLIQQARSMDRRITSSFQIPPATMFVFSVMTMMIGVILYEHHFVPFASRLTKNPSGLTCLQRMGIGYGISIVATIVSSLIEIKRKNVATKYNMLDSPKAIVPISVFWLLPQICLHGLVKVFMSGGHLEFLYDQSPESMRSTTIALFSIFISIGNYCSTMMVSFVHRFSGNDESNWLPNRNLNKGRLEYYYLLVSVVQVINLIYYVIVACFYTYKPVEEISSVMMNGKEDLQQGKEKIFVLESGCTMEDQKMILTVER